One genomic window of Hydra vulgaris chromosome 03, alternate assembly HydraT2T_AEP includes the following:
- the LOC136078144 gene encoding uncharacterized protein LOC136078144 encodes MTKFYIAPGTGLDYISGIQIVKDVRNTLIESSKNPLSLLKQKTDFFGNDIEDVVFDSIISFCPVTDEMSKALADCLNAVISVIDRQYKRQFEMSSNDHLKDQTKSARLHNIDSEELMGMFSAAKHKAPNATLCFLSSKLRACKNKTTALLCKKPNDIQNKLILWVISNARKKRFTNMQCHNDLKLELIKRIADKIQKKENKERKNVEKILKNCMPDQVKEMFPDLENNEASDIEEILIGASIGRSICHMWFDNATNTQDVYYGRIVGIKKKKSDVYIVSYWKPKENENDDGVEYDVSKYQLSADIISGDMVIT; translated from the coding sequence atgacaaaattttatattgcacCAGGTACGGGACTTGACTACATATCTGGCATTCAGATAGTAAAAGATGTTCGGAACACTCTTATTGAGAGCAGCAAGAATCCTTTATCTctacttaaacaaaaaactgaTTTCTTTGGTAATGATATTGAAGATGTAGTTTTTGATTCAATAATCAGCTTTTGCCCAGTAACTGATGAAATGAGTAAAGCATTAGCTGACTGCCTTAATGCAGTTATTAGCGTCATTGACAGGCAGTACAAGCGGCAATTTGAAATGAGTTCTAATGATCACCTTAAAGACCAGACTAAGTCAGCTAGGCTTCACAACATTGATTCAGAAGAACTTATGGGTATGTTTAGCGCTGCAAAGCACAAAGCTCCAAATGccactctttgttttctttcttcaaaacttcgtgcttgcaaaaataaaacaactgcaCTGCTATGCAAAAAGCCAAATGATATTCAAAACAAGTTGATATTATGGGTTATCTCTAATGCCAGAAAAAAGCGGTTTACAAATATGCAATGTCATAATGACCTGAAGTTAGAATTGATAAAACGAATAGCAgataaaattcagaaaaaagaaaacaaagaacgcaaaaatgtagaaaaaatattaaaaaactgcatGCCTGATCAGGTAAAAGAAATGTTTCCTGACCTAGAAAATAATGAGGCCTCAGATATCGAAGAAATTCTTATTGGAGCTTCTATTGGAAGAAGTATTTGCCACATGTGGTTCGATAATGCCACTAACACCCAGGATGTATATTATGGCAGAATtgttggcattaaaaaaaagaaaagtgatgtatatatagtttcttattGGAAACCAAAAGAGAATGAAAATGATGATGGTGTTGAGTATGATGTGAGCAAATATCAACTTTCTGCAGACATAATAAGTGGTGATATGGTGATAACATAA